Proteins encoded together in one Chitinophaga varians window:
- a CDS encoding HAD-IB family phosphatase: MISIVIPVLNEGATIRQVIKTVKKTNRKIEIIVVDDNSTDNTVEEAMKEQVRVITSSQRGKGISMREGMMAAKHEIIAYVDGDILTYPDNIVDLLTDPIERDEADFVKSYFERQAGRVTQLVAKPLLSILYPDLAHFQQPLSGMIAGRKSMLSKVQFENDYGVDIGLLIDMHQLGARIVEANIGKVENAMQTWEQLSKMSREVSRTILRKAENIPQENLETLGNINLIREQMEYSILESIDKLQKMVIFNLDHAVFTQNYLQWAAIAFDQEEELQRIMATETDALTRLEQTAALFEGRNIAELLEVADAIPLVPGIREVIQELKKRGYACGLITDGFGMVARHIKNQLGMDFVLANKLHLVNSVATGELTVPDYFLRNGEYCKSAVLPYVAEQYNIHSQNIIYVGDGKQDTQLLTEAGIGVAFCPQYQRAYVEKVADKIITGLSLAPLLDIAPASPSKKFRLPAISKKQARNIGIGSLVGLAGAGLVYFAMRQLRNRQKADC; encoded by the coding sequence ATGATATCTATCGTAATTCCTGTATTAAACGAAGGGGCTACCATACGCCAGGTAATAAAGACCGTAAAGAAGACCAACCGCAAAATTGAAATTATTGTGGTAGACGATAATTCCACCGACAATACGGTGGAAGAGGCCATGAAAGAGCAGGTACGGGTAATTACCAGCAGCCAGCGGGGAAAGGGGATTTCCATGCGGGAAGGTATGATGGCTGCCAAGCACGAGATTATTGCCTATGTTGACGGAGATATTCTTACTTATCCTGATAATATTGTAGACTTATTAACTGATCCTATCGAGCGCGACGAAGCTGACTTCGTTAAATCCTACTTTGAAAGGCAGGCAGGCAGGGTCACACAATTAGTGGCCAAGCCACTGCTGAGTATTCTTTATCCGGACCTCGCTCATTTCCAGCAGCCGCTCAGCGGCATGATCGCCGGGCGTAAGTCCATGTTGTCCAAAGTACAGTTTGAAAATGATTATGGCGTGGACATCGGTTTACTGATAGACATGCACCAGTTGGGCGCCCGCATTGTGGAAGCCAATATCGGCAAGGTGGAAAACGCGATGCAGACCTGGGAGCAGCTAAGCAAAATGTCGCGCGAAGTATCCAGAACTATTTTACGTAAAGCAGAAAATATTCCGCAGGAAAACCTGGAAACACTGGGCAACATCAACCTGATCAGGGAACAGATGGAGTACTCCATTCTTGAGTCTATCGACAAGTTGCAGAAGATGGTCATCTTTAATCTGGACCACGCTGTTTTCACGCAGAACTATCTTCAATGGGCAGCTATTGCATTTGATCAGGAAGAAGAACTGCAGCGCATTATGGCTACTGAAACGGACGCGCTCACGCGCCTGGAGCAAACTGCCGCCCTTTTTGAAGGCCGCAATATTGCAGAACTGCTGGAAGTAGCCGATGCTATTCCGCTGGTACCAGGCATCCGGGAAGTAATACAGGAACTGAAGAAGCGGGGATATGCCTGTGGCCTTATCACAGATGGTTTTGGCATGGTAGCAAGGCATATTAAAAATCAGCTGGGAATGGACTTCGTATTGGCCAATAAATTACATTTAGTCAACAGCGTGGCTACCGGTGAATTAACAGTGCCGGATTATTTTCTGAGAAACGGTGAATATTGTAAGAGTGCTGTGTTGCCTTATGTTGCAGAGCAGTACAATATCCATTCACAGAATATCATTTATGTGGGAGATGGTAAGCAGGACACCCAACTGTTGACAGAAGCGGGTATCGGTGTTGCGTTTTGTCCACAGTACCAACGGGCATATGTAGAAAAGGTTGCCGACAAAATTATTACCGGCTTGTCACTGGCGCCATTGCTGGATATTGCGCCGGCGAGCCCTTCTAAAAAATTCAGGTTGCCTGCCATCAGTAAGAAGCAGGCGCGCAATATTGGTATTGGCAGCCTTGTTGGACTGGCAGGTGCGGGCCTGGTGTATTTCGCGATGCGGCAGCTGCGCAACCGGCAGAAAGCGGACTGTTAA